Proteins from a single region of Escherichia coli DSM 30083 = JCM 1649 = ATCC 11775:
- the iroB gene encoding salmochelin biosynthesis C-glycosyltransferase IroB: protein MRILFVGPPLYGLLYPVLSLAQAFRVNGHEVLIASGGQFAQKAAEAGLVVFDAAPGLDSEAGYRHHEAQRKKSNIGTQMGNFSFFSEEMADHLVEFAGHWRPDLIIYPPLGVIGPLIAAKYDIPVVMQTVGFGHTPWHIKGVTRSLTDAYRRHNVGATPRDMAWIDVTPPSMSILENDGEPIIPMQYVPYNGGAVWEPWWERRPERKRLLVSLGTVKPMVDGLDLIAWVMDSASEVDAEIILHISANARSDLRSLPSNVRLVDWIPMGVFLNGADGFIHHGGAGNTLTALHAGIPQIVFGQGADRPVNARVVAERGCGIIPGDVGLSSNMINAFLNNRSLRKASEEVAAEMAAQPCPGEVAKSLITMVQKG, encoded by the coding sequence ATGCGTATTTTGTTTGTAGGCCCGCCTCTCTATGGGCTGTTGTATCCTGTGCTGTCTCTGGCGCAGGCATTTCGCGTTAACGGTCATGAAGTGCTGATCGCCAGTGGAGGACAATTCGCACAAAAAGCGGCAGAGGCCGGGTTGGTGGTGTTTGACGCCGCACCCGGTCTGGATTCCGAAGCTGGTTACCGCCACCATGAGGCACAGCGGAAAAAAAGTAATATCGGAACCCAAATGGGCAACTTCTCATTCTTCAGCGAAGAAATGGCCGACCATCTGGTGGAGTTTGCCGGACACTGGCGGCCTGACCTCATCATCTACCCTCCGCTCGGAGTCATCGGGCCGCTGATTGCCGCCAAATATGATATACCGGTCGTGATGCAAACCGTAGGCTTCGGCCATACCCCCTGGCATATCAAGGGTGTAACGCGTTCGCTCACGGACGCCTATCGTCGCCACAATGTGGGGGCCACACCACGTGATATGGCCTGGATCGACGTAACACCGCCGAGTATGAGCATTCTGGAAAACGACGGTGAACCCATTATTCCGATGCAGTACGTCCCGTATAACGGTGGCGCGGTGTGGGAACCATGGTGGGAGAGAAGGCCCGAGCGTAAACGTCTGCTGGTGAGTCTCGGCACTGTCAAACCGATGGTTGACGGCCTTGATCTAATCGCCTGGGTTATGGATTCTGCCAGTGAGGTCGATGCCGAGATCATCCTGCATATTTCAGCCAATGCGCGGTCCGATTTGCGCTCGCTGCCGTCAAATGTTCGCCTGGTTGACTGGATACCCATGGGTGTCTTCCTCAACGGCGCAGATGGTTTCATTCATCATGGCGGAGCAGGCAATACCCTGACAGCGCTACACGCTGGTATTCCACAAATCGTCTTCGGCCAGGGAGCCGATCGCCCGGTAAATGCCCGCGTTGTTGCCGAACGCGGCTGCGGGATTATCCCTGGCGACGTCGGCCTGTCGAGTAACATGATCAATGCTTTCCTCAACAATCGCTCACTTCGCAAAGCCTCTGAAGAGGTAGCAGCGGAAATGGCGGCGCAACCCTGCCCAGGTGAAGTGGCGAAAAGCCTGATCACAATGGTACAGAAAGGGTAA